A single window of Halobacillus naozhouensis DNA harbors:
- a CDS encoding DUF3813 domain-containing protein produces MENSLFENAKQAVSRFTQNRRQNGGHTANAQDMQAAKQAIQSAYSQCSQEEKQQLQQLEQKLDSDHQNMR; encoded by the coding sequence ATGGAAAATTCCTTATTTGAGAATGCCAAACAAGCTGTTAGCCGTTTCACACAAAACAGACGCCAGAATGGTGGTCATACTGCGAATGCACAAGATATGCAAGCAGCCAAGCAAGCGATTCAATCTGCATATAGCCAATGTTCTCAAGAAGAGAAACAACAGCTACAGCAGTTAGAACAGAAGCTTGACAGCGATCACCAGAACATGCGCTGA